ATTGGCTTCTTCGGATTTTTCCTGCAACGCAATCTTTTCTTTAAGGTGCGTTAACAAGTTCGGATCATTGAACTGTATTTCATCGGCATCTTTGATAAATTCCGTTGCAGATTTTGCAGCCTGTTGGGCTCTTTTCTTTGCAGCCTCCACCCTTTTTTCTGCATGCTTGAGTTCATCAAACAAAATTGCCAGTTCTCCGGCCCGCCCCTCTTCCGGAGATGAATCCAGTTCGATTTTCTGGGCTGCCATGACCATGGCCACGCTTTTCAAGCCCGGCAAAAGCCGGTCAGCCCGCAGATCACCAAACATCAGGGCATCTTCGTTTTTCAGGGAAACAGGGAGAAACACCAGATCAGCCTGCCCGGACGTCTTAAAAAACACCGCTTCATTCATTCCCAGAATGATCTTAGGTTCGGCTTGGATACGGTACTCATCCAGAGTATCGGCGAGCATCTGCATAATCTGTTCATTGTCCCGGTCAAGATAACAGGCTAAAAGCCTTATTTGTGCATCTTCCCAATGATCGTCTCTTGTGATCAAATAGGCAAGAAGGAGCATGAGCCGGCTGGTGTCGTCATCCTGCCACCACACATCAATGGTTCTTTGTTTGTCGGAATCTTCCGTCACGTCATGCCGTTCCTTTTCATCCCAGAGAATGATATTGCACCCGGACTGAACTGCCGGTCGTATCAACGCCTGGTTATCGTGGAACCGGATAGGATCATCATTTTTGACATACTGCTCGTTCCAGTTCAACAGCACGGTATTGGCCTTGACCGGACCAAGGCCAAAACTCTGGCATAACACGGTCAGGGCGTTGGTTGGAGACTCTGAAGAAAGTACAAGGGAAAAGGCTGAGCTTTCTTTCTCATAAATGATCCGGGCCAGATCCTTTTCCGCATCCGCCTTAAGTTTAACGGCACGGTATCCCCGGGCCTGGAGAATCCGCACGGCTGTTGTAATGCCGCTTTTTCCCTCAATCAAAGCCGAAAAATCCAGTAATTGCGCCATATGTTCGTCATCATTGGACAATGCAAGGACATAGGGCCGCCAGTCCCGTGGATGTTCGGGAACCTTTTGTGCACCCAACAGATTTTCCCTGACCAGCTTAAGATGATAGGAGCGCCGGCTGTCCGCCCACCTTGCAGGGGCCGCCACCCGTTTGAGATACTGAAAAATGGCAAACAGGATGGCCACGGCAGCAATCCCGGTTTTAAAATCAATAGACAGCATCACGCCCAGACAGATCAATGCGCCCACAAGACTGATTTTTTTGCTATACCACCGGAACCTGGGCCTGAAAGACGGAGACTCGGCAGACGCCTCAAAATAGGTGGCATAATTGAGCAGGCCATAGGAAATTAAAAAAAACATGGAGACCACCCCTGCAATCAGGTCCAACTGCCCCATCAGAACAGTGGCCGCAGCAATCCCGAAAGAGAGCAGCACCCCACGTCGGGGATTTCCGGAAGCCCCATAGCCTTTGGCAAAGGGGACAAGAAAGGAAAAAATCTTATCCGATGCCAGGGACTGCAAAATCCTAGGCGCACCAAGAAACGAAGCCATGGCCGAAGAGAGCGTGGCGGCAATCACACCGCCACTGATCAGCCAGCCATACAAGGCAATCTGTTCCATGGCACCGTAGTCACCAACCAAAATTTTCAGCGGCGTGGAAGCGGCAAACACCACAGCCACGGAAAAATAGACAAGTATGGAGAGAAAAACCGCGGCAAAGGTGCCTTTGGGCAGGCTTCTACCCGGATCCTCAAGGTCGCCGGACATGCTCACCCCTTGGGTAAACCCGGTCACCGCCGGGAAAAACAGTGCGAACAAAATCCAAAAGGAAGCCGTACCGTCCTTGGCAACCCAATTCTCCATCAACAGTCCGGAATCCCACTGCCGGATACCGCCAATATAAAAAGAGAGCAGTGCCAGGATTAAAAACACCATGACCACATACTGGAACTTGGTTGCCAGATCCGCGCCGATCCATGCCAGCAAAAAAAGAAACAGCAACGCGGTACCTGCAATCAGCTGCACCGTGACATGGCCGGTCAGACCCAGGATGGCGGCCAGCGCCTCTCCGAAACCAATGCAATAAAAGGCGATGGACACGGACTGCGCCAGAAACAATACAACGCCTATAGCCCCGCCGAATTCTATGCCAAGGGTTCTTGAAATCAAATAATAGTCACCGCCGCCGCCAACCTTCATATTGGTAGCAACGGCAGCCAAGGAAAAACTGGTCAAAACTGAAATCAGGTTAGCTACGGCAATGATTATTAAAGCCTCACCAAGCCCGGCAGACCCCACCACATATCCCAAACGCAGGAAAAGAATAATCCCGAGGATGGTCAAAACGCTGGGTGTAAAAACACCGGCAAACGTACCTAAGCGTCCGGGAGCGGACTCGGTGCTATTTGATGACATGGACTTTTCCTTTAATTATCATCTCTCAGACGAACGTTTTAGCTGACAGGGCATTACTGTTAAACCAAGGCAAATGACCGAAAGCATGGTTCCCGGTCAAACGAAACATTTTTAATCAATCAAAAAGTAGTCAGTTGTAATAACGACCCTTACGACCTTTTCAATTTGTTGTGTTTCGGACATACCTCGTGCAACACCATTGAAACTAAACGGTCCCTGGCGCGCTATACGAATATTGCCGACTTTGCTTTGAGAATCCTGAGCAAATTTTTCGGCTGCTTTGCGTGCATTAACAGTTGCCTGCGCAATCATATCAGGTTTAATGGTATTCAATTCGGTGAAATAGTAATTGGGTGCATCCCACCCAGATAGAGCGATACCGAGTTGCAGAATTTCGCTCGACCGGCCGGTAATCGATTTTACCAAATCAACGTCTTTAGATTTTATTAGAATTGAATGCTGAATTTCATATTGTTCAACGCTTTTTCCATCTTTAGTGTAGTGGCCCTGCTGTACCCGGGGCGTGCCAACCTCAATGTCCTTGTCCGGCAAGCCGGCCTCCTTAAGATACTTCACTAACATTTCCTGATCCGTTTTGTTTTTGGAGATCGCGCTCTCAAAGGAATCCCCCATGGAAGTAAAAGAGATATTCCAGGCAGCCATAGTTGCCTTTACAGTTTTCTCTGAGAGCCCTTTTACGGTAACGTATCTATTGGCAAGTTTGACAGTTTTTATTCCATCACTGATAAGATACCCAGCTACTATCAAACCGATCATAAGTGTGATCCCCAAAGAGAATAATGAATCTTTCACGGTACTCCTCCTTTAAACAAAGCATAAATTATAAATTTTCTTTAAAAAAAACCAATGGATCATAAAACCGTCTATTTAAATCTTTCGCTGTCATCGTTGCCCAGCTTGCAACGCCGAAATCGTCAAACTCTTTTCGGATTTCCAAATGTAAATGACTGTAATCACAATTTACTTGACGCCCCTCAATCGGGGTGTAAATACGACCAAGTTTGGTATTTATACTAACATTGTTTTAATATCCCGACGATCTGCTGTTGCAAAAGGCAGAACCCACTGCTGAACGGGCTGAATTATATCAACGGGAAAAAAAGCACGTTTTAAATCATTGGCGTTTTTAGAGACAGACATCACCTTGAGAGCCCAAAAATGATGCGCCTGAACTACCGCCTTGGTAGACTGCATAATACATTTCAATAACTTCATACAATGCCCCCCAAAAACCTAAGGCAACAATCCCAAGAAAGATAGCAGTTGGGATATTTGAAACCCATTTCTTGCGTAAAAAGAATTCAGAAACAGGATATGCTAAAATCCCTACTAAGAAATGGCCAACTCTATCAAAATTGTTTCTATCGTCAGGAAAAATAAAATCAAATTGTAAGCGAGACAGCAAATCGTTAAAATAATCAAAAGGCGTTCTTTCAAAAGTAAAATGACCGCCAACCGTATGAAACATGAAAAAAAACGCTATCAAAAAATAGGACAAGTTGGAAAGCTTGAAAAGCTTATATGTAACTACCAAAATTAATCCAGGAATTAAAACAGGAAGGTTCTCTGCCCACCATACAGATCTGTCGTATGGATTTATGGCTAATATCCCAAATTCTAAAATATATATGGCTAA
Above is a window of uncultured Desulfobacter sp. DNA encoding:
- a CDS encoding DUF2238 domain-containing protein; the encoded protein is MIKKMNEYCPHLLLAIYILEFGILAINPYDRSVWWAENLPVLIPGLILVVTYKLFKLSNLSYFLIAFFFMFHTVGGHFTFERTPFDYFNDLLSRLQFDFIFPDDRNNFDRVGHFLVGILAYPVSEFFLRKKWVSNIPTAIFLGIVALGFWGALYEVIEMYYAVYQGGSSGASFLGSQGDVCL
- a CDS encoding SIMPL domain-containing protein (The SIMPL domain is named for its presence in mouse protein SIMPL (signalling molecule that associates with mouse pelle-like kinase). Bacterial member BP26, from Brucella, was shown to assemble into a channel-like structure, while YggE from E. coli has been associated with resistance to oxidative stress.); the protein is MKDSLFSLGITLMIGLIVAGYLISDGIKTVKLANRYVTVKGLSEKTVKATMAAWNISFTSMGDSFESAISKNKTDQEMLVKYLKEAGLPDKDIEVGTPRVQQGHYTKDGKSVEQYEIQHSILIKSKDVDLVKSITGRSSEILQLGIALSGWDAPNYYFTELNTIKPDMIAQATVNARKAAEKFAQDSQSKVGNIRIARQGPFSFNGVARGMSETQQIEKVVRVVITTDYFLID
- a CDS encoding amino acid permease translates to MSSNSTESAPGRLGTFAGVFTPSVLTILGIILFLRLGYVVGSAGLGEALIIIAVANLISVLTSFSLAAVATNMKVGGGGDYYLISRTLGIEFGGAIGVVLFLAQSVSIAFYCIGFGEALAAILGLTGHVTVQLIAGTALLFLFLLAWIGADLATKFQYVVMVFLILALLSFYIGGIRQWDSGLLMENWVAKDGTASFWILFALFFPAVTGFTQGVSMSGDLEDPGRSLPKGTFAAVFLSILVYFSVAVVFAASTPLKILVGDYGAMEQIALYGWLISGGVIAATLSSAMASFLGAPRILQSLASDKIFSFLVPFAKGYGASGNPRRGVLLSFGIAAATVLMGQLDLIAGVVSMFFLISYGLLNYATYFEASAESPSFRPRFRWYSKKISLVGALICLGVMLSIDFKTGIAAVAILFAIFQYLKRVAAPARWADSRRSYHLKLVRENLLGAQKVPEHPRDWRPYVLALSNDDEHMAQLLDFSALIEGKSGITTAVRILQARGYRAVKLKADAEKDLARIIYEKESSAFSLVLSSESPTNALTVLCQSFGLGPVKANTVLLNWNEQYVKNDDPIRFHDNQALIRPAVQSGCNIILWDEKERHDVTEDSDKQRTIDVWWQDDDTSRLMLLLAYLITRDDHWEDAQIRLLACYLDRDNEQIMQMLADTLDEYRIQAEPKIILGMNEAVFFKTSGQADLVFLPVSLKNEDALMFGDLRADRLLPGLKSVAMVMAAQKIELDSSPEEGRAGELAILFDELKHAEKRVEAAKKRAQQAAKSATEFIKDADEIQFNDPNLLTHLKEKIALQEKSEEANKKVLKEQAKLKDISQRAKDEGLAVDNEDQ